In a single window of the Thermoplasmatales archaeon genome:
- a CDS encoding uracil-DNA glycosylase, with protein sequence MEIKKIEEEIKNCKKCRLWEGRKNAVPGEGNYKAKLMLVGEAPGRNEDEEGRPFVGNAGKILNKNLEKNGIRRQEVYITNVVKCHPPNNRAPYEDEVKKCSAYLMRQIEIISPEIIATLGNFSTKTIFKFFGFKEEAISRIHGKIFSSPLHKIIIFPTFHPAACIYNPLLLEEFEEDIEKLAEILKK encoded by the coding sequence ATGGAAATAAAAAAAATTGAAGAAGAAATAAAAAATTGCAAGAAATGCAGGTTATGGGAGGGAAGGAAAAATGCGGTTCCAGGAGAAGGAAATTATAAAGCGAAACTAATGCTGGTTGGCGAAGCCCCTGGCAGAAATGAAGACGAAGAGGGGCGCCCCTTTGTTGGCAACGCTGGAAAAATACTGAATAAAAACCTTGAAAAAAATGGGATAAGGAGGCAAGAAGTTTATATAACAAATGTTGTCAAGTGCCATCCTCCAAATAATAGGGCACCATATGAAGATGAGGTAAAAAAATGCTCTGCATATTTAATGAGGCAAATAGAAATTATAAGTCCAGAGATAATAGCCACACTTGGAAATTTCAGCACGAAAACAATATTTAAATTTTTCGGTTTTAAGGAAGAGGCAATAAGCAGGATACACGGCAAAATTTTTTCATCCCCCCTGCACAAAATAATAATTTTTCCAACATTCCATCCAGCAGCCTGCATATACAACCCGCTTTTGCTTGAGGAATTTGAAGAGGATATTGAGAAGCTGGCAGAGATTTTAAAAAAGTAA